The following nucleotide sequence is from Peribacillus sp. ACCC06369.
TCAGAAAGCGGCTCAAATAGGTTTGGTGATTTATAAGCTTCGACCATTTGGAAAGTCATGAACTGGTTGCTCGAAAATGTCACGATATCTGCGACAAGTTCATGAAGGTGAATGTTTTCCTGCGGACGCTTCCATTTATTTTTGGTCAAGGTTCCCCATATGTCTTCCTCTGTTACGGCATTCAATCCGACCATTTCGAATTCCTCACGCTTGCTCTTCAAAAATGGGCGTACCTTTAGATAATACCTTTGATAGGGATGATTCTTTTTCGCCATCACTTTGCCTCCAGTAAAAATGATTCTCAAATGAATGCGCATTTTCTTAGAAGAGTTTCAATCATTTGTTAGAACGCAAACAAACACTTTTGTCATGCTTTGTCCAAGTACAAGCATATAGATAATTGTATAGCATAACCGCTTTTTTGAGAAGGAAGGAAGGGAGTTCAATGTCCAAATTTTTAAAAGGGACGCTGATTTTATTAGTCGCAAGCCTGATAACAAGGGTTCTTGGTTTCATTAACCGCATTGTCATCGCCCGCTTCATCGGCGAAGAAGGCGTTGGTTTATATATGATGGCTTTACCGACCCTATTTCTCGTCGTAAACATTACCCAGTTAGGCCTGCCTATCGCCATTTCCAAATACGTGGCAGAGGCAAATGCCAGAGGTGATGAACGGAAAATCAAGAAAATCCTTGTCGTCTCTTTGGCCTGCACCTTTACGCTATCGATGATTTTCACTCCCGCAATGCTGCTTTTCGCGCCGGTGCTCTCAGAATATCTATTCACTGACGAACGGACGGTATGGCCGCTCATGGCGATTGCTCCTATCGTACCGATCATAGCCATTTCATCCGTACTGCGCGGTTATTTCCAAGGCAAGCAAAATATGAAGCCCTTCGCTTTCTCACAAGTTATCGAGCAGGTGGCACGAATCACGTTCATAGCCGTCCTGACGAAGGCCTTTTTACCATATGGAATCGAATACGCTGCTGCCGGGGCGATGTTCGCTTCTATTATTGGTGAGCTTGTATCTCTCTTCTACTTATTGACTAGTTTTAAGTTAAAGAAACATTTTAAGTTCCGGAAAGGTTTCTTCAAGAATGTCAAATCCGGAAAAGGAACGTTCACCGAATTGATGGGGATCGCCCTTCCATCCACCGGAAGCAGGATGATTGGATCGGTTTCGTGGTTTTTCGAACCGATAGTGGTCGCCCAGAGTTTGGCAATCGCCGGCGTCACCGCGGCTGCAGCCACCAGTCAATACGGGGAGTTAACAGGATACGCACTGCCTTTACTCATGCTTCCGTCATTCGTTACATCCTCGTTGGCGACGGCCCTTGTCCCGGCAGTGAGCGAAGCCCGTACGACCGGAAATTTTTTACTCGTTGAACATAGGCTTCAACAGGCCTTGAAAATCACCTTTATCACAGGCTGTTTAGCTATCGTCATTCTGTTTATCTTTGCCGAACCGATTTTACAAGTCATGTATGGCTCTTCGCATGCTGCTGTTTTCATTAAATTCCTGGCACCTTTTTTCATCCTTTATTACTTTCAATATCCGCTGCAATCCATGCTGCAAGCACTGGATCTTGCAAAGGCCGCAATGTTCAACAGCCTGGCTGGGAACATCCTTAAAATCGGTGTGATCTGGCTGCTGGCGTCAAAGGAAAGCTTCGGGATCATGGGAGCCGCAATCGGGATAGCCGTCGGTACAATGCTCGTTACCTTCCTGCATTTTTCAACCGTGCTGAAGGTCGTCCCTTTCACGCTTCATTTCCGCAGCTATATGTCAGCTTTGGTCCTTGCTTTAATTTCCGGATGGGGCGGTTATTACCTTTATCAATTCCCGCTCTCCTCACAGCCTCTTGGCATACGGCTTTTGCTTTCCGTGACGGTCGTTATCCTGCTGTTCACATTTTTCCTGCTCATGACCGGCAGCATAAAAAAAGCGGATCTAATCCGGATTCCTGTAGTTGGCGGCTTTTTATCAAAGTTTGCTTGGAAATAAAATGAACCGAAGCATTTAAAAAGACTTCGGTCAATTCTTCGTTTCATTTTTATCGATGTAAAATCGACCATCTATGTACCCACAAATCGAAATCTCTTTAATCTTCGTTTCTCCCATTTTTTTCAACTGGTGCCGGAGCCAAAAGTGATTTTTGCCGATTTTATCGAGATTTTTCTCCTGTATCTCTCCGTCGATTATAAGGGGATAGGGTGTTTGCTTCGTATTGGAACCTTTGCTTTGGGTATTTTTGATAACCGACAGCTTCCCTGAAGATTCGAGGATTGCGAATTGTATATCATTTAAATCATTAATCCCCTGTTCACGCAGCTGGGTCAATAAATCATCGAAATTATATCGTTGCTTACGCATCGCTTTTTCATCTATTTTCCCTTGGTTGATGATAATTTGAGGTGTACCGTCCACGATGTTTCGAAATCTTATGCTTTTCAATGAAATGTAGGCCATGATTATTTGGATGAAAGCAAGCACGAACATGGGAATGATTTGCCTGAAAAATGGTTTATCCAAATCTTCAAAGGATAGGACGGCAATGTCTCCTATCATGATGGATACCACTAAATCAAGTATGCTCAGTTCCCCAACTTCCCGTTTACCCATCATTCGGAAAAGTAATAAGATGACTAGATAGATCACTGTTGTCCTAAAAATAATAGCCATGATATCCACTTCAATACCACATCCTTCATCCATAGCATGGCTTGGGAATTGAAAAATTACTCCATAATCTTTTCTAATTTTACTTGGAAGCTTCTTAAACCTGGTCTAAAGGTTCCATACGGGGAATATGCTTGTACAAACACATAAACAGGCTAAAACGTATCAGCCTTGTAAAAAGGAGGAATACCCATCGAAACTAAAAAAATGAGTGTCGCCGTAATTTATGGCGTAGGCTCCATCTTTGCCATAGCGATGATTGCAAGTTTAATCGTTTCCATCCTTCTTCGTTTCACTTCACTGACGGAATCATCCCTGACATACGTGATCATGATCGTGTCCTTTTTATCACTGTTCATTGGTGGATTCATCTCAGGAGGGAAAGGGAAAAAGCAAGGACTATTCTTAGGCGGTAGTACTGGGCTGCTTTATCTGTTGGTCGTGTTCCTTTTTCAATATTTAGGTCACGATGCGCTCTTCACCATCAAGCAATGGATATACTATGGCTGTTTTGTCATTACGGCCATGATGGGTGGCGTGCTTGGGGTCAACATGAGTTCCGAATCACGTACCAATTAAAAAAACACAGCAAAAAACCGGGCACATGGCCCGGTTTTCGTTTGTCTTATAAAGTCGCTTCTTTATTTGGTGCGCTTTCCTTAATTTCACGGATTGCCGCACGGTCGAAAGTTAGTTTTGTACCGTCTGGTGACTTAATGACGATTTGCAATTCATCGATTGCATCGATTGTTCCGTGCATGCCGCCGATAGTAGCAACTTTATCACCTTTTTTCAAACTGCTTTGCATGTTTTGCGTAGCCTTTTGGCGTTTTTGCTGCGGACGGATCAATAAGAAATAGAACAATACGAACATTAAGATCAACGGAAGTATTTGTGTTAAAGAACCCATTTGTATAATTCACTCCTTTCGTTCATTAAAATATTTATGGAATTAGAAGTTTCTCGCATTAGGTTCATTGAAACCATATTGCTCAAAAAACTCTTCCCTAAAGTCTCCAAGACGATCTTCTCGAATAGCTTGTCTGACCTGTTCCATCAAGTTTAACAGAAAATGAAGGTTATGATAAGTCGTAAGACGAATCCCAAAGGTTTCTTCACATTTAATCAAATGGCGGATATATGCCCGGCTATAATTCTTGCAAACATGGCAATCGCAATTTTCATCGATTGGACCAAAATCACGTGCATATTTCGCATTTTTCACAACCAGCCGCCCATTGCTCGTCATCAGCGTACCATTACGCGCAATTCGCGTCGGCAGTACACAGTCAAACATATCGACTCCGCGGAGTGCACCATCGATCAATGAATCCGGCGAACCGACTCCCATCAGGTAACGCGGTTTGTCAGTTGGCAGCAGCGGACTTGTAAACTCAAGAACGCGGTTCATGATATCCTTCGGTTCCCCTACGGATAATCCTCCAATAGCATAACCCGGGAAGTCAAGGGAGACAAGGTCTTTTGCACTTTGTTTGCGAAGATTTTCAAACTCCCCGCCTTGAACGATCCCGAACAGCCCTTGGTCATTTGGACGCTCATGGGCATTCAAACAGCGTTCTGCCCAGCGTGATGTCCGTTCAACCGACTTCTTCATATACTCTTCAGTCGCCGGAAATGGCGGACATTCATCGAATGCCATCATAATATCGGAGCCAAGTGCATTTTGTATTTCCATCGCTTTTTCCGGAGATAAAAATAATTTATCGCCATTCAGATGGTTTCTGAAATGTACGCCCTCTTCTTCAATTTTACGGAACTCGCTCAAACTGAAGACTTGAAAGCCGCCCGAGTCAGTCAAGATTGCCCGATCCCAGTTCATGAACTTATGCAATCCGCCAGCTTCCTTGATGATTTCATGCCCCGGACGCAGCCATAAGTGGTACGTATTGCTCAGGATGATGCCTGCCCCCATTTGTTTCAAATCTTCCGGGGACATCGTTTTGACAGTAGCCATCGTTCCAACCGGCATGAATGCCGGCGTGTCAAAAGAACCATGCGGCGTATGAACCCGGCCTAGCCGTGCCCCTGTCTGTTTACATGTTTTGATTAACTCATATCGTATTGCAGTCAACGCAATAACTCCCTTCAAGAGCTTCTCACTCTTATATTACTTAATTAACATTGCATCTCCAAAACTAAAGAACCTGTATTTTTCCTCCACGGCCGTTTCATAGGCATGAAGGACATGCTCCCTGCCTGCAAGTGCAGAAATAAGCATGATTAAAGTCGATTTCGGTAAATGGAAGTTCGTTATCATCGCATCAATCCCTTTGAACTCATATCCAGGATAGATGAAGATGCTCGTCCAGCCATTCTCTTCCTTGAACACCCCATCATTACGGGACGCAATCGTTTCCAATGTCCTTGTGGACGTTGTGCCGACCGTGATGATTTTCCCGCCTTTTTCTTTCACATCATTCAGTAACCTGGCTGTGCCTTCCGTCATTTGATAAAACTCTGAATGCATTTCGTGGCTGTCAATATCGTCGACACTGACTGGACGGAACGTACCAAGCCCTACATGAAGCGTGATGAAAGCGATGTGGACACCCATCCCTTTAAGTTTCTCGAGCAAATCCTCCGTAAAATGCAGGCCTGCGGTTGGTGCCGCTGCAGATCCCCGTTCACGTGCATATACCGTTTGATAACGGTCCTGATCGTCGAGTTGTTCCTTGATATATGGAGGTAATGGCATTTCGCCAAGCTTCTCTAGTATTTCATAAAATATGCCTTCATATTTAAATTCAAGGATTCGGCCTCCATGCTCAAGTACACCTGTACAGACGGCACTCAGCTTACCATCGCCAAAAATGATTGTCGAGCCTTCTCTAATCCGTTTGGCTGGCTTCACAAGCGTTTCCCATACATCATCATGCTCTTGCTTAAGCAGCAATACCTCGATTTTTGCACCTGTTTCTTCCTTACTTCCGTAAAGTCGGGCAGGCAGCACCTTCGTATCATTCAAAACCAAGCAATCTCCCGGCTTGATATATTCCGTGATATGGCTGAATACATCATGCTGGAGCTTACCGGTTCCTTTATCCAACACCATCAATCTACTTGCTTCCCTATCCTCCAAAGGAACTTGGGCAATCAATTCCTCCGGTAAATGAAAATCAAACATATCCAATTTCATCTGTTCCACTTCCTAACCTGTCTTTCAAGCTGTAATATTTATTTAAAACGGCCAATCAAATAAAAAATGGCGGACAACACAACACTGACGATGATTGATGTGACGATAGGAAAGTAAAACGTCGTATTCCCCTTTTTCAGCAAAATATCTCCCGGCAGCTTGCCGAGATGAATGTATTTCATCGCAAAACCAATCACGAATATAATCACACCAAGCATCATAACCATTTTTGGTATATTCATCATTCGGGCATCTCCATGCCGAAATGCTCATAAACCAGCTGTGTTGCCATCCGGCCTCTAGGGGTACGCTGAAGAAAACCGACTTGTAACAGATATGGTTCATACACATCTTCGATCGTATGTGCCTCTTCGCCAATCGTTGCAGCAATCGTTTCCAGACCCACGGGTCCACCACGGAATTTTTCAATGATCCCTTTAAGTAATTTATGGTCAATATGATCGAGTCCTAAACGGTCGACCTGCATTAATTCAAGCGCATAATCGGCAAGCTCGGCCGTTATCGTACCATCACCGCGTACCTGGGCGAAATCCCTGACCCTCCGTAATAGCCGATTAGCAATTCTCGGGGTGCCCCTTGACCTTCTAGCAAGTTCGCTAGCTGCTTGATCATCCATTTCCGTATCCATGATTCTTGATGTACGGATGATGATATCAGTCAAATGGTTTTCCGTATAATATTCAAGACGGCTCAAAACGCCAAAACGGTCCCTGAGCGGTGCAGACAGTGAGCCTGCACGTGTCGTGGCCCCCACGAGGGTGAACGGCGGCAAGTCGATTCTGATCGAACGGGCTTCCGGTCCCTTAC
It contains:
- a CDS encoding post-transcriptional regulator codes for the protein MAKKNHPYQRYYLKVRPFLKSKREEFEMVGLNAVTEEDIWGTLTKNKWKRPQENIHLHELVADIVTFSSNQFMTFQMVEAYKSPNLFEPLSEEELKELLKE
- the spoVB gene encoding stage V sporulation protein B; protein product: MSKFLKGTLILLVASLITRVLGFINRIVIARFIGEEGVGLYMMALPTLFLVVNITQLGLPIAISKYVAEANARGDERKIKKILVVSLACTFTLSMIFTPAMLLFAPVLSEYLFTDERTVWPLMAIAPIVPIIAISSVLRGYFQGKQNMKPFAFSQVIEQVARITFIAVLTKAFLPYGIEYAAAGAMFASIIGELVSLFYLLTSFKLKKHFKFRKGFFKNVKSGKGTFTELMGIALPSTGSRMIGSVSWFFEPIVVAQSLAIAGVTAAAATSQYGELTGYALPLLMLPSFVTSSLATALVPAVSEARTTGNFLLVEHRLQQALKITFITGCLAIVILFIFAEPILQVMYGSSHAAVFIKFLAPFFILYYFQYPLQSMLQALDLAKAAMFNSLAGNILKIGVIWLLASKESFGIMGAAIGIAVGTMLVTFLHFSTVLKVVPFTLHFRSYMSALVLALISGWGGYYLYQFPLSSQPLGIRLLLSVTVVILLFTFFLLMTGSIKKADLIRIPVVGGFLSKFAWK
- a CDS encoding DUF421 domain-containing protein, which codes for MDEGCGIEVDIMAIIFRTTVIYLVILLLFRMMGKREVGELSILDLVVSIMIGDIAVLSFEDLDKPFFRQIIPMFVLAFIQIIMAYISLKSIRFRNIVDGTPQIIINQGKIDEKAMRKQRYNFDDLLTQLREQGINDLNDIQFAILESSGKLSVIKNTQSKGSNTKQTPYPLIIDGEIQEKNLDKIGKNHFWLRHQLKKMGETKIKEISICGYIDGRFYIDKNETKN
- a CDS encoding TIGR04086 family membrane protein; its protein translation is MSVAVIYGVGSIFAIAMIASLIVSILLRFTSLTESSLTYVIMIVSFLSLFIGGFISGGKGKKQGLFLGGSTGLLYLLVVFLFQYLGHDALFTIKQWIYYGCFVITAMMGGVLGVNMSSESRTN
- the yajC gene encoding preprotein translocase subunit YajC, whose amino-acid sequence is MGSLTQILPLILMFVLFYFLLIRPQQKRQKATQNMQSSLKKGDKVATIGGMHGTIDAIDELQIVIKSPDGTKLTFDRAAIREIKESAPNKEATL
- the tgt gene encoding tRNA guanosine(34) transglycosylase Tgt; translated protein: MTAIRYELIKTCKQTGARLGRVHTPHGSFDTPAFMPVGTMATVKTMSPEDLKQMGAGIILSNTYHLWLRPGHEIIKEAGGLHKFMNWDRAILTDSGGFQVFSLSEFRKIEEEGVHFRNHLNGDKLFLSPEKAMEIQNALGSDIMMAFDECPPFPATEEYMKKSVERTSRWAERCLNAHERPNDQGLFGIVQGGEFENLRKQSAKDLVSLDFPGYAIGGLSVGEPKDIMNRVLEFTSPLLPTDKPRYLMGVGSPDSLIDGALRGVDMFDCVLPTRIARNGTLMTSNGRLVVKNAKYARDFGPIDENCDCHVCKNYSRAYIRHLIKCEETFGIRLTTYHNLHFLLNLMEQVRQAIREDRLGDFREEFFEQYGFNEPNARNF
- the queA gene encoding tRNA preQ1(34) S-adenosylmethionine ribosyltransferase-isomerase QueA, whose protein sequence is MKLDMFDFHLPEELIAQVPLEDREASRLMVLDKGTGKLQHDVFSHITEYIKPGDCLVLNDTKVLPARLYGSKEETGAKIEVLLLKQEHDDVWETLVKPAKRIREGSTIIFGDGKLSAVCTGVLEHGGRILEFKYEGIFYEILEKLGEMPLPPYIKEQLDDQDRYQTVYARERGSAAAPTAGLHFTEDLLEKLKGMGVHIAFITLHVGLGTFRPVSVDDIDSHEMHSEFYQMTEGTARLLNDVKEKGGKIITVGTTSTRTLETIASRNDGVFKEENGWTSIFIYPGYEFKGIDAMITNFHLPKSTLIMLISALAGREHVLHAYETAVEEKYRFFSFGDAMLIK
- a CDS encoding DUF2905 domain-containing protein; translation: MMNIPKMVMMLGVIIFVIGFAMKYIHLGKLPGDILLKKGNTTFYFPIVTSIIVSVVLSAIFYLIGRFK
- the ruvB gene encoding Holliday junction branch migration DNA helicase RuvB, with protein sequence MEERIFNQEADLNELSFEQSLRPQNLKQYIGQDKVKANLSVYIEAARMREETLDHVLLYGPPGLGKTTLAVIIANEMGVNIRTTSGPAIERPGDLAAILSALEPGDVLFIDEIHRLPRVVEEVLYPAMEDFCLDIVVGKGPEARSIRIDLPPFTLVGATTRAGSLSAPLRDRFGVLSRLEYYTENHLTDIIIRTSRIMDTEMDDQAASELARRSRGTPRIANRLLRRVRDFAQVRGDGTITAELADYALELMQVDRLGLDHIDHKLLKGIIEKFRGGPVGLETIAATIGEEAHTIEDVYEPYLLQVGFLQRTPRGRMATQLVYEHFGMEMPE